In Halictus rubicundus isolate RS-2024b unplaced genomic scaffold, iyHalRubi1_principal scaffold1005, whole genome shotgun sequence, a single window of DNA contains:
- the LOC143364797 gene encoding uncharacterized protein LOC143364797 produces MQLHIRSLEALGRKKEVIANDLLTSILISRMGKETRKTWERTLSDTEVPKIDDIFKFLHMASHQCKDYETVSYNNHQRQENTHQKSHSNNNRAKYNPPKRNSPPPSPRSVRRVFNTAIQFPTCGICKSGSHAAFQCKSFLDASVEKRIELVRKSNLCYNCLKPGHSHNTCRGGRCKKCNLPHNTHLHLDRKSDRPKLESRDDTTSTENTDP; encoded by the coding sequence ATGCAACTTCACATTCGATCACTCGAAGCGTTAGGACGGAAAAAGGAAGTTATCGCGAATGATCTTCTAACTAGCATCCTCATTTCGCGTATGGGCAAGGAAACGCGGAAAACGTGGGAACGCACGTTATCCGATACCGAAGTGCCCAAAATTGATGATATTTTCAAGTTCTTGCATATGGCATCACATCAATGCAAGGATTATGAAACCGTATCGTACAATAATCACCAGAGACAAGAAAACACACATCAAAAATCACACTCTAACAATAATCGCGCAAAATACAATCCACCTAAACGTAATTCGCCACCGCCTTCGCCAAGATCAGTCCGGCGGGTTTTCAACACCGCAATACAATTCCCAACGTGTGGAATCTGTAAATCGGGATCGCACGCAGCATTTCAATGTAAATCGTTTTTAGATGCATCTGTAGAAAAACGCATTGAGTTAGTTCGCAAGTCAAATTTATGCTACAATTGCCTAAAACCGGGACATTCGCACAATACATGTCGCGGTGGCAGATGCAAAAAATGCAACCTACCGCATAACACACATTTGCATTTGGATCGGAAATCCGACAGACCAAAATTAGAATCTCGCGATGACACCACGTCAACAGAAAACACCGATCCATGA